The Alphaproteobacteria bacterium genome includes the window GGATGTACTACGCAACTCGATGGTAGTTGCGCTGACGGTGGGTTTTATGCCGTGGATCATCGCCATGTGGGTATCGCCCAGTGTGGCTGTGTTGTGGTGGGGAATGATATGTTTTACGGCACTGCGGGGAATTACTTTATTTTGGGCAAGCAAGCGCCTACCCTGAACGGTAGATGTTATCGTACAGGCCCATCACTAGGTTTACCTACCTTAGCTTGCCATGAATTAACAGCCGTTTTTATATTTGGATCGGTATCGCCACCACTCATGGCAACTTTAAGTGCGCCGCCTATTGCATTAACAGCTGATTTAGCGGCATTAGGCAGTTTTGATTCTGGTGTAGGCATACCTTGCTGAGGTGCTTGAGATTTTGCGTGTATATCTCTAGGTTGGGTTACTCCCAATTGTCCTGCTTCTGTTGCCAGAGTAGCTAGCACCGCAGCGGCAGTGGCACCTAAATCTCTACCAGTATTATTTGTCTCTGGAGCACGCATGGTACTAACCCTTTACATTCATTTTATTTCATTTGCACGTTCTATTAAGTCCCGAATCCGCTCATCGCCATTTTCGTATAAATCACGGCGCACTGCCTCGGGATCTCGCGGGTCATAGGACGAAGACATTCCCGCTACCACCAGCAAATCCGAGCGCAAACTCGACAAATCATTCGCAAAATCTTCATAGCCTGCTGCTTCCACTTCTTCCATAATACTGGATATCATGCGGATATTGCGAAGCAATGTGCTTTGACGGTCTAACCCGTTACTGCTCATATGCACTTCACCTTCAGCCATGAACACATGCTCCTGTTCATTATAACGCAACTTATCACATTCATGTTACGATTATATTACGAGAATGCAAATTTGCGAAATAAATTTACTATAATATTAGTGCAACCATCACCGGCACATATAGCGCAGCGAAAATTGTGCTTAGAACTACGGCGGTTGCGGTCTTTTCTGGTTCGCATTTTAACAAGGCGGCAATCGCTACAGAATTGGCTGCAAGAGGCATTATAGAAATTAATAGTACCGCACGGCGCACCGAATCGGAATAAAAATCGAAAATTTGCTGGTCAAGCCACACTACTCCTAATGCCAAAAGCGGCCACGCTATAAATCGCGCAACAAACAATATGGCGGTAAAACCGACATCAATGCTGAAATTGCGCATTCCAGATAAGCCAAGTCCAATTATCATCATGCCTAACACAGTGTATGTGCCTTCAAAATATTGCAGGAAATCATAAAATATTGCGGGCATTGATAGTCCGGAAAGGCTAATAGCCGCACCGCCAAACAGCGCATAAATTACTGGTAGCCGCAATGTTTTGCGCAAACTGTCCGATGCGCTGTATTGCCCCTTGGCAGTCATATAAAAGCCTATCGTGCTTTCATATATGGTAACGCCTATAACCAGCATAAGGTATATACCCACCGTCTGCGCATCAAACAGCATCATAGCGATAGGCAACCCAAAATAGCCATTATTTCCCGTTCCGGCGGCGGCGGCCATAATATTAGGGCGGCCATCGCTATAAAGGCGGCGTGCGATCAGGTAAGTTGCGCCACCAATAATCAGCGACAATAGCCACCCCAGAGCCGGCATAAATAATAATGCTGGGGTGAGCTGCATTTTGGTGATACCGCCAAAAAATACAATTGGAGCGATGATATATATCATTAAACTGGCGATGC containing:
- a CDS encoding AEC family transporter; this encodes MPVFFALLIKVIPLYGNLALGFVAGKWLHVQRDSIASLMIYIIAPIVFFGGITKMQLTPALLFMPALGWLLSLIIGGATYLIARRLYSDGRPNIMAAAAGTGNNGYFGLPIAMMLFDAQTVGIYLMLVIGVTIYESTIGFYMTAKGQYSASDSLRKTLRLPVIYALFGGAAISLSGLSMPAIFYDFLQYFEGTYTVLGMMIIGLGLSGMRNFSIDVGFTAILFVARFIAWPLLALGVVWLDQQIFDFYSDSVRRAVLLISIMPLAANSVAIAALLKCEPEKTATAVVLSTIFAALYVPVMVALIL